One Candidatus Methylomirabilis sp. genomic window, AGATTCACCTGGAGAACCGGCCAAGGGCAGGGACGACCGTGCGGATGGTCCTCCCGGCCACGATCGCCACCTTCCGCGGCTTGCGGGTCCAGGCCGGAGGGCAGTCCTTCCTTCTCCCTACCGAGGCGGTCGAGCGCGCGATTCGGATCGCCGCGGAGGACGTCGAAAGGGTCGAGGGGAGGGAGGCGATCCGCTGGAACGGACATCCCCTTGCCGTGGCCGAGCTGGCCGGCCTGCTCGGGCTCCCGAAGCGGGCCGACCCGCCCGAGGCCCAGAGCAAGCAGCCCTGCGTCATCGTGAGGGCCGGGGAGGAGCGCGTAGGGTTCCTGGTCGAAGAGATCCTGGGGGACCAGGAAGTGCTGGTCAAGGGGCTGGGGGCGCCGCTCGTCCGAGTCAGGAACGTCGCTGGTGCGGGCCTCCTGGGGACAGGGCAGGTGGTCCTGATCCTCCGCCCGGCGGATCTGCTGCGGTCGGTCCGGGAGCGGCCTGGTCCGCCCGTGTCGGCGGCCGGCCCCGGCGATGAGGCACGGCAGAAAGTGGTCTTGGTGGTGGACGACTCCATCACGACCCGGACCATGGAGAAGAACCTCCTCGAGACCGCGGGCTACCAGGTGCGGCTGGCCGTGGACGGCGTCGAGGCCTGGACGCTCGTCAAGAGTGAAGAGTTCGACCTCGTGCTGTCGGACGTGGACATGCCCCGGCTGGATGGCTTCGAGCTGACGGCCCGGATCCGGGCCGATCGGAAGCTGGCCGAGCTCCCCGTGGTCCTCGTGACGGCTCTCGAGTCCCGAGAGGACAAGGAACGGGGAATCGAGGTGGGCGCCAACGCCTACATCATCAAGTCGAGCTTCGACCAGTCGAACCTTCTCGAGATCATCCGCCGGCTCGTGTAACCGGCAGCCTGTGGAGGCTGGATGGTCCGCGTCCTCGTGGCAGAAGACTCGGCAGTGACGCGAGAGTACCTGGCTTACCTGCTCGGCCAGGACACCGCACTGCAGGTCGTCGGTCTCGCCCGGGACGGCCAGGAGGCCCTGGAGCAGGCCGAGCGGCTGAAGCCCGACGTCATCCTCATGGACGTGCACATGCCCCGGATGAACGGCTACGAGGCGACCCGGCGAATCATGGAGCGGGTCCCCACGCCCATTGTGATGGTCAGCGCCAGCCTGGACCGGGACGAGGTGGCCATGAGTTTCGAGTCGCTGAAGGCCGGAGCCGTGACGCTGCTGGACAAGCCCCGGGGGCCAGATCATCCGGACCAGGCCGCGAGCGCCCGGCGTCTTGTGGAGACCGTAAAGCTCATGGCGGAGGTGAAGGTGGTCCGGCGGTTCCCCAGGCGGGAGCGCCCCGTCACGCCCCCGTCATTTCCTCCTCCCTCCGACCGGGCGATCCGGCTGATAGCCATCGCCGCCTCCACCGGCGGGCCGCAGGTGCTCGCGGAGATCCTGGCAGGGCTCCCGGCGAACTTCGCGCTCGCCATTCTCATCGTGCAGCACATCGCCCCGGGCTTCACCGATGGGCTCGCGCAGTGGCTCGCCCAAACGACGCGCCAGGAAGTGAGGGTGCCCGCACTGGGCGAGGCGGTCCGGCCCGGAGTCGTCTATCTCGCCCCGGAAGGATGGCAGATGGGGATCACGAAGGATGGTCGGATTCGCCTGACGAAGGACCTCATCGAGGACGGCTTCCGCCCCTCGGCCACCTATCTCTTTCACTCCGTCGCGGAGGCATACGGCCGCTCCGCAGTAGGTGTCATCCTCACGGGGATGGGCCGAGACGGCGCATCCGGCCTGCGGCGCCTCCGGGAAGCAGGCGCCGTGACCATCGCCCAGGACGAGGCGACCAGCGTGGTGTTCGGCATGCCGGCGGAGGCCATCCGGCTGGGCGCAGCGGAGTACGTGCTCCCGCGGGGGCAGATCGCGGCGGCGATCTGTTCCCTCGTCCCCCAGGGCTAGCGAGAGGATGAGCATGACGCGGAAGATCCTGGTCTTAGAGGACAGCCCGACCCAGGCGGAGCGTGTCCGCCTGCTCCTCGAGGGGGAGGGGTTCCAGGTAGACGTGGCC contains:
- the cheB gene encoding chemotaxis-specific protein-glutamate methyltransferase CheB, translated to MVRVLVAEDSAVTREYLAYLLGQDTALQVVGLARDGQEALEQAERLKPDVILMDVHMPRMNGYEATRRIMERVPTPIVMVSASLDRDEVAMSFESLKAGAVTLLDKPRGPDHPDQAASARRLVETVKLMAEVKVVRRFPRRERPVTPPSFPPPSDRAIRLIAIAASTGGPQVLAEILAGLPANFALAILIVQHIAPGFTDGLAQWLAQTTRQEVRVPALGEAVRPGVVYLAPEGWQMGITKDGRIRLTKDLIEDGFRPSATYLFHSVAEAYGRSAVGVILTGMGRDGASGLRRLREAGAVTIAQDEATSVVFGMPAEAIRLGAAEYVLPRGQIAAAICSLVPQG